A genomic region of Chrysiogenes arsenatis DSM 11915 contains the following coding sequences:
- a CDS encoding response regulator, translated as MSATNGHDAIAALMLQMTGSFLHELPEKCYQIEALLLKLEDPTAHHAVIFDELYRKVHSLKGTGGTLGLPIVTSICHALENSLTAAHGNYAPPFADNSLRYVDLLLQVRDASERGNITSIQEALDSLATATGGELSVLVIEPSKTFAHSYRKVLQEHHARETHVTTGMKALEVLLLEKFDLIITARHLSDISAFGVLCGIRYSDNRNRTTSTVVLASDTSNIPACIPLDHVVKRDAFMLENIGKILRALQQKPSIAKS; from the coding sequence ATGAGCGCGACCAACGGACACGACGCTATCGCCGCTCTAATGTTGCAAATGACGGGTTCTTTTCTGCATGAACTTCCAGAAAAATGCTATCAAATCGAAGCGTTGTTGCTGAAGCTTGAAGACCCCACCGCGCATCATGCCGTTATTTTTGATGAGCTGTACCGCAAAGTACATAGTTTAAAAGGGACAGGTGGAACACTCGGGTTGCCGATTGTGACATCTATTTGTCATGCACTGGAAAATTCGTTAACTGCTGCTCACGGGAATTATGCTCCTCCTTTTGCCGATAATAGCTTGCGATATGTTGACCTCTTGCTGCAAGTACGGGATGCGAGTGAGCGCGGGAATATCACATCGATTCAAGAAGCCCTTGACTCTTTAGCGACGGCAACTGGTGGTGAATTATCCGTGTTAGTTATCGAACCATCCAAAACCTTTGCCCATTCCTACCGCAAGGTACTGCAAGAGCATCATGCACGTGAAACACACGTCACCACCGGCATGAAAGCGTTAGAAGTTCTCCTGCTGGAGAAATTTGACCTTATCATCACGGCTCGCCATTTAAGTGATATCAGCGCCTTTGGTGTGTTGTGTGGCATCCGTTATTCCGATAATCGCAACCGCACAACATCAACCGTTGTATTAGCGAGCGATACTTCCAATATCCCGGCTTGCATTCCACTTGATCATGTTGTCAAGCGAGATGCTTTTATGTTGGAGAATATAGGCAAGATACTCCGTGCACTGCAGCAAAAACCTTCAATAGCAAAAAGTTGA